A region of the Microbulbifer pacificus genome:
CCTCTATCCACCGCGCTGCGCCGACCTACGAAGAGCAGTCCAGCTCCACCGAACTGCTGGAGACCGGCATCAAGGTTATCGACCTGGTATGTCCGTTCGCCAAGGGTGGTAAGGTTGGTCTGTTCGGTGGTGCCGGTGTAGGTAAAACCGTAAACATGATGGAGCTCATCAACAACATCGCCACCGAGCACAGCGGTCTGTCCGTGTTCGCCGGTGTAGGTGAGCGTACTCGTGAAGGTAACGACTTCTACCACGAGATGCAGGAAGCTGGCGTTGTAAACGTCGAAGAGTTCGCCAAGTCCAAGGTAGCGATGGTTTACGGCCAGATGAACGAGCCGCCCGGCAACCGTCTGCGTGTGGCCCTGACCGGCCTGACCATGGCCGAGAAGTTCCGTGACGAAGGCCGTGACGTACTGCTGTTCGTCGACAACATCTACCGTTACACCCTGGCCGGTACCGAAGTATCCGCACTGCTCGGCCGTATGCCGTCTGCGGTAGGTTACCAGCCGACCCTGGCGGAAGAGATGGGCGTTCTGCAGGAGCGTATTACCTCCACCAAGACTGGCTCCATCACCTCTATCCAGGCGGTATACGTACCGGCGGATGACTTGACCGACCCGTCCCCTGCGACCACCTTCGCGCACTTGGACTCCACCGTAGTACTGAGCCGTGACATCGCCGCCAAGGGTATCTACCCGGCTGTTGACCCGCTCGACTCCACCTCTCGCCAGCTGGATCCGCTGGTAATCGGTCAGGAGCACTACGAGTGTGCCCGCGGCGTTCAGTCTGTACTGCAGCGCTACAAGGAGCTGAAGGACATCATCGCGATTCTGGGTATGGACGAGCTGTCTGAAGAAGACAAGCAGATCGTAGCCCGCGCGCGTAAGATCGAGCGCTTCCTGTCTCAGCCGTTCCACGTAGCGGAAGTATTTACCGGTGCTCCGGGCAAATACGTGTCCCTGAAAGAAACCATCCGCGGTTTCCAGGGCATCCTGAACGGCGACTACGACCACATGCCAGAACAGGCCTTCTACATGGTCGGCACCATCGACGAAGCCGTCGAGAAAGCCAACAAGAAGTAAGGCACGTGTGTGAAACCCGGAAATTTTTTCGGGTTTCACAAGGCAAACAGCTGAGAATGTGAGGTAGCCTTATGGCTATGACTGTACATTGCGACATTGTTAGCGCAGAGGAATCCCTCTTCTCCGGTCTGGTGAAGATGGTGGTTGTGAGCGGCGTAGAGGGTGAGATAGGTATTACCTATGGTCACGCTCCCCTGCTTACCGCCCTCAAGCCGGGCCCGGTCCGTGTCATCAAGGACACTGGTGAGGAAGAGGTCTACTTCCTGCGCGGCGGCTTTGTTGAAATCCAGCCGAATGTGGTGACCGTGCTCGCCGATCTCGCCGAGCGCGAAATCGACGAGGAAGCGGCGCGCAAGGCTCGCGAAGAGGCGGAACACGCCCTGCGCAGTGCCCCGGCGGATATCGACTACGTCCGCGTTTCCGCGCAACTGGCCGAAGCCGAAGCGCGCCTGCGCACCCTGCAGGCGATCCGCAAGGCAGCCGGCAAGTAAATCTGCAATTCAGCAGGTCAAAAAAGCAGCTTCGGCTGCTTTTTTTGTGCCCAAAATTTGCCGCTCCGGGAATTTGGCGTTTAAATTAACGGGCAAATAA
Encoded here:
- the atpD gene encoding F0F1 ATP synthase subunit beta, which translates into the protein MSNGQIVQVIGAVIDVEFPRNAVPNVYDALVCEEKNLTMEVQQQLGDGVVRAIAMGSSEGVRRGLAVTNTGAPVSVPVGVETLGRIMDVLGNPIDECGPIGEKERSSIHRAAPTYEEQSSSTELLETGIKVIDLVCPFAKGGKVGLFGGAGVGKTVNMMELINNIATEHSGLSVFAGVGERTREGNDFYHEMQEAGVVNVEEFAKSKVAMVYGQMNEPPGNRLRVALTGLTMAEKFRDEGRDVLLFVDNIYRYTLAGTEVSALLGRMPSAVGYQPTLAEEMGVLQERITSTKTGSITSIQAVYVPADDLTDPSPATTFAHLDSTVVLSRDIAAKGIYPAVDPLDSTSRQLDPLVIGQEHYECARGVQSVLQRYKELKDIIAILGMDELSEEDKQIVARARKIERFLSQPFHVAEVFTGAPGKYVSLKETIRGFQGILNGDYDHMPEQAFYMVGTIDEAVEKANKK
- a CDS encoding F0F1 ATP synthase subunit epsilon, giving the protein MAMTVHCDIVSAEESLFSGLVKMVVVSGVEGEIGITYGHAPLLTALKPGPVRVIKDTGEEEVYFLRGGFVEIQPNVVTVLADLAEREIDEEAARKAREEAEHALRSAPADIDYVRVSAQLAEAEARLRTLQAIRKAAGK